GGCGCCAGGGCGGCGGGCGCACCATCCGCTCGGTCGGTGTCGCCGGGTCGGGGACGATGGCGTCCGGCATCGCCGAGGTCTTCGCCAAGGCCGGTTACGACGTGGTGCTCGCCGCGCGCAGCGAGGAGAAGGCGGAGAAGGCCAAGTCCCGTATCGCCAAGTCGCTTTCGCGCTCCGTCGACAAGGGGCGGATGACGGCGGAGACCGCGGCCAAGACACTGGACCGGATCGTTCCGGCCGGGACGTACGACGCGTTCACCGACGTCGACCTGGCCCTGGAGGCGGTCGCCGAGGACCTGGAGATCAAGCAGCAGCTGTTCGCGGCGTTCGACAAGGTCTGCAAGCCGGGCGCGATCCTGGCGACCACCACTTCGTCCCTGCCGGTCGTCGCCTGCGCCCGCGCCACCTCGCGTCCCGGCGACGTGATCGGCATGCACTTCTTCAACCCGGCACCGGCGATGAAGCTGGTCGAGGTGGTCCGCACGGTCCTCACGGACGACGACGTGCACGCGACGGTCCGGCAGGTCTGCGCGACCATCAAGAAGCACCCGGTGGACTGCGGCGACCGGGCTGGCTTCATCGTGAACGCGCTGCTGTTCCCCTACCTCAACAACGCGATCAAGATGGTCCAGGAGCACTACGCGACGCTCGACGACATCGACGCCGCGATGAAGCTCGGCGGCGGCTACCCCATGGGCCCCTTCGAGCTCCTGGACGTCGTCGGCCTGGACGTCTCGCTCGCCATCGAGAAGGTCCTGCACCGCGAGTTCCGCGACCCGGGCCTCGCCCCCGCTCCCCTGCTCGAACACCTGGTGGCCGCGGGCTGCCTCGGCCGCAAGACCGGCCGCGGCTTCCGCGAATATGCCCGACGGTAGGCCGGAAGCGGACGGGAGCGCGCCTGACGGCAGACCTCGCACGGACTGGGGCGGGCTGCTCGAACCCCCGGGCGGCCCCGTCCCGCAGGAGCACTCGGCTGCGCATATGCAGTACGTTCGGGTCATGCCCAAGGCCGCCAAGTCCTCACGTACGCCCGCTACGCCCGACGCTCCGGAGAGCGCGGCCGGCAGCCGCGCCGCCGCCCAACGCCTCAAGATGCGCCGGGAGCTGGCGGCCGCCGCGATGGAGCTCTTCGCGTCCAAGGGGTACGAGGCCACGACGGTCGACGAGATCGCCGCACAGGCCGGGGTCGCCCGCCGGACCTTCTTCCGGCACTTCCGCTCCAAGGAAGAGGCGATCTTCCCGGACCACGACGACACCTTGATCCGGGCGGAGGCGGTCCTGAACGCGGCGCCGCCGCACGAGCACCCGCTCGACACGGTGTGCCGGGGCATCAAGGAAGTCATGAAGATGTACGCGGCCTCGCCCGCCGTGTCCGTCGAGCGGTACCGCCTGACCCGCGAGGTCCCCACGCTGCGCGAGCGCGAGATCGCCTCGGTGGCTCGCTACGAACGGCTCTTCACGCGCTATCTCCTGGGCCACTTCGACGAGCAGGCCCACCACGACGGCAACGACGACCCGCTCCTGGCGGAGGTCGCGGCGTCGGCGGTGGTGACGGCACACAACCACGTGCTGCGGCGGTGGCTCCGCGCGGGCGGCCAGGGCGACGTGGAGACCCAGCTGGACCATGCCTTCGCCATCGTCCGCAGGACCTTCGGTTCGGGCATCGGGGCGGGACGCGACACCACCACCGCTCCGGCGGCCTCGGTGAGCACCGGGGGCGATGTCCTGGTCACCGTGGCCCGGACGGACGCACCGCTGGACGAGATCATGCGCACGATCGAGAAGGCGCTGCGGGAGCGGGATTCCCAGTGAATTCCTAGATCGAGATCCGTTTTTACACCCTTTTGTCCTGGGCTTTTGAAGGGGCGCTACCCACCGGTAGCGCCCCTTCCGTCATGCCGCCACACGCTCTGACCTGCACTGATCGATCATCCATCAAAAATTGATGGCACTCAGTGTCTTGCTCACTGGCACGCGGTGTCATACGTTGATGTTGTCCGGGCGGCCGGCGTGCAGAGAACTTCCGTACGCCGGCTGTCCCCACAAGCCACGGCTCGTGCGCCCGGACGCCTGCGTCACAGGCAACCTCCCGCGCCACACCAAGCGCTGCCGAGCAACACCTTCGCCGAACCGACGGCAACCCCTCACAAGCACCAGCAGCACCCGACGTAACCCTCAAGAGCGTGGTCCCCTCAGAGGGGGCCCGCACTTCGCCGGAGGCATCACCGTGAAGGAAATCCTGGACGCGATCCAGTCGCCGGACTCCACGTCCGCCGACTTCGCCGCTCTTCCGCTCCCCGACTCGTACCGCGCGATCACCGTGCACAAGGACGAGGTGGAGATGTTCGCCGGGCTCGAGACCCGCGACAAGGACCCCCGCAAGTCGATCCACCTGGACGACGTGCCGGTCCCCGAACTGGGCCCGGGCGAGGCCCTGGTGGCCGTCATGGCCTCCTCGGTCAACTACAACTCCGTGTGGACCTCGATCTTCGAGCCCGTCTCCACGTTCAGCTTCCTGGAGCGGTACGGCCGTCTGAGCGAGCTCACCAAGCGCCACGACCTGCCGTACCACATCATCGGCTCCGACCTGGCGGGCGTCGTGCTGCGCACCGGCCCCGGCGTGAACGCCTGGAACCCGGGCGACGAGGTCGTCGCGCACTGTCTGAGCGTCGAGCTGGAGTCCTCGGACGGCCACAACGACACGATGCTCGACCCCGAGCAGCGTATCTGGGGCTTCGAGACGAACTTCGGCGGCCTCGCCGAGATCGCCCTGGTGAAGTCCAACCAGCTCATGCCCAAGCCGGACCACCTGAGCTGGGAGGAGGCCGCTTCCCCCGGCCTGGTGAACTCCACCGCCTACCGCCAGCTCGTCTCGCGCAACGGCGCCGGCATGAAGCAGGGCGACAACGTCCTGATCTGGGGCGCGAGCGGCGGCCTCGGCTCCTACGCCACCCAGTTCGCCCTGGCCGGCGGCGCCAACCCCATCTGTGTCGTCTCCAGCCCGGAGAAGGCCGCCATCTGCGAGGCCATGGGCGCCGAGGCAGTCATCGACCGCAACGCCGAGGGCTACAAGTTCTGGAAGGACGAGCACACCCAGGACCCCAAGGAGTGGAAGCGCTTCGGCAAGCGCATCCGCGAGCTCACCGGCGGCGAGGACGTGGACATCGTCTTCGAGCACCCGGGCCGCGAGACCTTCGGCGCCTCGGTCTACGTCACGCGCAAGGGCGGCACCATCGTCACCTGCGCCTCGACCTCGGGCTACAACCACGAGTACGACAACCGCTACCTGTGGATGTCCCTGAAGAGAATCATCGGCTCGCACTTCGCGAACTACCGCGAGGCCTGGGAGGCCAACCGGCTGATCGCCAAG
This Streptomyces sp. NBC_01283 DNA region includes the following protein-coding sequences:
- the ccrA gene encoding crotonyl-CoA carboxylase/reductase, which gives rise to MKEILDAIQSPDSTSADFAALPLPDSYRAITVHKDEVEMFAGLETRDKDPRKSIHLDDVPVPELGPGEALVAVMASSVNYNSVWTSIFEPVSTFSFLERYGRLSELTKRHDLPYHIIGSDLAGVVLRTGPGVNAWNPGDEVVAHCLSVELESSDGHNDTMLDPEQRIWGFETNFGGLAEIALVKSNQLMPKPDHLSWEEAASPGLVNSTAYRQLVSRNGAGMKQGDNVLIWGASGGLGSYATQFALAGGANPICVVSSPEKAAICEAMGAEAVIDRNAEGYKFWKDEHTQDPKEWKRFGKRIRELTGGEDVDIVFEHPGRETFGASVYVTRKGGTIVTCASTSGYNHEYDNRYLWMSLKRIIGSHFANYREAWEANRLIAKGKIHPTLSRVYSLEETGQAAYDVHRNLHQGKVGVLALAPQEGLGVRDPEMRAKHIDAINRFRNV
- a CDS encoding TetR family transcriptional regulator, coding for MPKAAKSSRTPATPDAPESAAGSRAAAQRLKMRRELAAAAMELFASKGYEATTVDEIAAQAGVARRTFFRHFRSKEEAIFPDHDDTLIRAEAVLNAAPPHEHPLDTVCRGIKEVMKMYAASPAVSVERYRLTREVPTLREREIASVARYERLFTRYLLGHFDEQAHHDGNDDPLLAEVAASAVVTAHNHVLRRWLRAGGQGDVETQLDHAFAIVRRTFGSGIGAGRDTTTAPAASVSTGGDVLVTVARTDAPLDEIMRTIEKALRERDSQ